One Pelodiscus sinensis isolate JC-2024 chromosome 24, ASM4963464v1, whole genome shotgun sequence DNA segment encodes these proteins:
- the LOC102450449 gene encoding acetylgalactosaminyl-O-glycosyl-glycoprotein beta-1,3-N-acetylglucosaminyltransferase-like, whose amino-acid sequence MKLSGIWILLFVGVLWLLHAMRIKLGQTSRASPNPGSVELSDGTYTFHLNYAAFQAEFPHLQSYRCRELIQGDGICSGSLGQRLLLLAIKSHPAATARRATARRTWAQPRLLGDYRVQHVFLIGVSPNPRHMALLGQESEEFGDVVLWDFTESHHNLSLKERCFLHWVGEHCGQADFIFKGDDDEFVNPPALVTYLHQTSNASSLIHGYMRYHSAVMRSTKYAISSVLFPQDIYPHFPSGGGFLMPRASIAALTMASERIPVFPLDDVYFGFLVLAAGLQFRHDEQFKVYGVRDELCLYREALVVHGVSLDRVEEVWRGLYVEHRCNVTGPVPS is encoded by the exons ATGAAACTCTCGGGTATCTGGATCCTGCTCTTTGTGGGGGTTTTATGGCTACTCCATGCCATGAGAATCAAACTGGGACAGACCTCACGGGCCAGCCCCAACCCCGGCTCAGTGGAGCTCAGCGATGGCACCTACACCTTCCACTTGAATTATGCTGCCTTCCAGGCTGAGTTCCCCCACCTGCAGAGCTACCGATGCCGGGAGTTGATCCAAGGGGATGGTATCTGCTCCGGGTCCCTGGGACAGCGGCTGCTACTCCTGGCCATAAAATCCcacccagctgccactgccagacGGGCCACCGCCCGCCGCACATGGGCCCAGCCCAGGCTGCTCGGGGACTACAGGGTGCAACATGTCTTCCTCATAGGAGTGTCCCCCAATCCCCGGCACATGgccctgctggggcaggagagtgagGAGTTTGGGGACGTGGTGCTGTGGGATTTCACTGAGAGCCACCACAACCTGTCGCTCAAGGAGCGCTGCTTCCTGCACTGGGTGGGTGAGCACTGCGGGCAGGCCGACTTCATCTTCAAAG GGGATGACGACGAGTTTGTGAAcccccctgccctggtgacctaCCTGCACCAGACGTCCAACGCCTCCTCGCTCATCCACGGCTACATGCGCTACCATTCAGCTGTGATGAGAAGCACAAAATATGCCATCTCCTCTGTGCTATTCCCCCAGGACATCTACCCCCACTTCCCTTCCGGGGGTGGCTTCCTCATGCCCAGAGCCAGCATCGCAgccctgaccatggcctctgagCGTATCCCCGTCTTCCCGCTGGATGATGTCTACTTCGGTTTCCTggtgctggctgcagggctgcagtTCCGGCACGATGAGCAGTTCAAGGTCTACGGTGTGCGGGATGAGCTGTGTCTGTACCGGGAGGCACTGGTGGTGCACGGCGTGTCACTGGACCGGGTGGAGGAGGTCTGGAGAGGGCTGTATGTTGAGCATCGGTGCAACGTGACAGGGCCTGTCCCCTCTTAG
- the LOC102444557 gene encoding acetylgalactosaminyl-O-glycosyl-glycoprotein beta-1,3-N-acetylglucosaminyltransferase-like, whose product MRRCATRILIIGGILWLACNLKTKQRQTSWVSPNPGSVELSDGTYTFHLNYTIFQAEFPHLQSYRCRELIQGDGICSGSLGQRLLLLAIKSHPAATARRATARRTWAQPRLLRDYRVQHVFLIGVSPNPRHMALLGQESEEFGDVVLWDFTESHHNLSLKERCFLHWMGEHCGQADFIFKGDDDEFVNPPVLVTYLHQTSNASPLIHGNIQRHSVVMRGGKYGISSVLFPQKKYPHFPSGGGFLMPRGSIPALATASERIPVFPLDDVYFGFLALAAGLQFQHDERFQVFGMKVELCLYREAMVVHGMSLDRVEVVWRGLYVEHRCNMSWPVLS is encoded by the exons ATGAGGCGCTGTGCTACCCGGATCCTGATCATCGGGGGGATCTTATGGCTAGCCTGCAACCTGAAGACTAAGCAGAGACAGACCTCATGGGTCAGCCCCAACCCCGGCTCTGTGGAGCTCAGCGACGGGACTTACACCTTCCACTTGAACTACACCATCTTCCAGGCTGAGTTCCCCCACCTGCAGAGCTACCGCTGCCGGGAGTTGATCCAAGGGGATGGTATCTGCTCTGGATCCCTGGGACAGCGGCTGCTACTCCTGGCCATAAAATCCcacccagctgccactgccagacGGGCCACCGCCCGCCGCACATGGGCCCAGCCCAGGCTGCTCAGGGACTACAGGGTGCAACATGTCTTCCTCATAGGAGTGTCCCCCAATCCCCGGCACATGgccctgctggggcaggagagtgagGAGTTTGGGGACGTGGTGCTGTGGGATTTCACTGAGAGCCACCACAACCTGTCGCTCAAGGAGCGCTGCTTCCTGCACTGGATGGGCGAGCACTGCGGGCAGGCCGACTTCATCTTCAAAG GAGATGATGATGAGTTTGTGAACCCGCCTGTCCTGGTGACCTACCTGCACCAGACATCCAACGCCTCCCCCCTCATCCATGGTAACATTCAGCGTCATTCAGTCGTGATGAGGGGGGGGAAATATGGCATCTCCTCTGTGCTGTTCCCCCAGAAAAAATACCCCCACTTTCCCTCTGGGGGCGGATTcctcatgcccaggggcagcatcCCAGCCCTGGCAACGGCCTCTGAGCGCATCCCCGTCTTCCCGCTGGACGACGTCTACTTTGGTTTCCTGGCGCTGGCCGCTGGGCTGCAGTTCCAGCACGACGAGCGCTTCCAAGTCTTCGGCATGAAGGTTGAGCTGTGTCTGTACAGGGAAGCCATGGTGGTGCATGGCATGTCACTGGACCGGGTGGAGGTGGTGTGGAGGGGGCTATATGTGGAGCATCGGTGCAACATGTCGTGGCCTGTCCTCTCTTAG